Proteins encoded in a region of the Streptomyces liliiviolaceus genome:
- a CDS encoding glycosyl hydrolase, with protein sequence MPSPRIRPAAGLFLASALVAVGLGPAAAPAAAATVPVGSGSYSDTRPAGTSGPTTNTGAPVTPKLTAAAKDRPVPTNDWWSSLAFQRYGDNPYSTPMYGHPLTYQAASGGLDVGYPTTPAIVGDGRQYEYAHKRDLTIGLTGLNSPDTKADDWSDWTVTPQWSDGTRTLRTTIGHGSPFVYAKGTGGNAQITTAATPTVFADQGNVLGITVAGHHYALFAPTGSDWNVAGSTVTAGLGSKDYFSVAVLPSTDALATFKKYAYSFVTDSKATWSYTGGTVKATYTLTTEAKEGTERGTLQALYRHQWLNTTDALTSYTYVSPRGTMKVRESASFTTSQKASAVLPGLPRSSGVDTARLRGYLDEVVNASDPFSGASDTYWTGKALGRLAQLVPLADQIGETGTRDKLLGLMKGKLQDWFTAGGANEFSYDKDWKTLTGYPASYGSDTELNDHHFHYSYYVYAAAIVAQYDQAWAADSAWGGMVKALVRDTANPSRTDTAYPFLRGFDVYAGHSWASGHQGFAAGNNQESSSESTNLSAALVLWGSATGDTSLRDLGTYLLTTESESIAQYWFDADEQVFPSSFTKDTAGMVWGSGAAYATWWTANPEEIHGINVLPVTGGSLHLGGEKAAIRRNIAEMERENGGPAVEWRDILWEFQSLADPGTAKAKWDAGNAGYTPEQGESKAHTYHWINTLDTIGAPDATVTGDIPTSAVFTKGTARTYAAHNYGSTARTVTFSDGKTLAVPARSTATGTGTGSGDPDPDPDPPTGTGNTFQLRTGGALTTATGGTAGSDTIASAGGTNHDGTPYQPLVYEVRGVDGTLTPGAQSAFRLQVDAESAVGLGQQARISYDLTGDGTFDRTETYNYFATDPVTGWEEYTQARGLKASTGTAGDLDGGTVRLEVWNAIGNGPSKLQTGTDKSVLVIPYS encoded by the coding sequence ATGCCATCCCCCCGCATCAGGCCGGCCGCCGGGTTGTTCCTGGCCTCAGCCCTCGTCGCCGTGGGCCTGGGCCCGGCCGCCGCACCAGCGGCGGCCGCCACCGTGCCCGTAGGCTCCGGCAGTTACTCCGACACCCGGCCCGCCGGCACGTCGGGCCCCACGACCAACACCGGAGCGCCGGTCACGCCCAAGCTGACCGCCGCCGCCAAGGACAGACCCGTCCCCACCAACGACTGGTGGTCCTCCCTCGCCTTCCAGCGCTACGGCGACAACCCGTACTCGACCCCCATGTACGGCCACCCCCTCACCTACCAGGCCGCGTCCGGCGGGCTCGACGTCGGCTACCCGACGACCCCCGCGATCGTCGGCGACGGCCGCCAGTACGAGTACGCCCACAAGCGCGACCTCACCATCGGGCTGACCGGCCTCAACTCGCCCGACACCAAGGCCGACGACTGGTCCGACTGGACGGTCACCCCCCAGTGGTCCGACGGCACCCGTACCCTGCGCACCACGATCGGCCACGGCTCCCCGTTCGTATACGCCAAGGGCACGGGCGGCAACGCCCAGATCACCACCGCCGCCACGCCCACCGTCTTCGCCGACCAGGGCAACGTCCTCGGCATCACCGTCGCCGGACACCACTACGCCCTCTTCGCGCCGACCGGCAGCGACTGGAACGTCGCCGGCTCGACCGTCACCGCGGGTCTCGGCTCCAAGGACTACTTCTCCGTCGCCGTACTGCCGTCCACCGACGCGCTGGCCACCTTCAAGAAGTACGCCTACAGCTTCGTCACCGACTCCAAGGCGACCTGGAGCTACACCGGCGGCACCGTCAAGGCCACCTACACGCTCACCACCGAGGCGAAGGAGGGCACCGAGCGCGGCACGCTCCAGGCCCTCTACCGCCACCAGTGGCTGAACACCACGGACGCCCTGACCTCGTACACCTACGTCTCGCCGCGCGGGACCATGAAGGTCCGTGAGTCGGCCTCCTTCACCACGAGTCAGAAGGCGTCGGCGGTACTGCCGGGGCTGCCCAGGTCGAGCGGTGTGGACACCGCCAGACTGCGCGGCTACCTGGACGAGGTCGTGAACGCCTCCGACCCGTTCTCCGGGGCCTCCGACACCTACTGGACCGGCAAGGCCCTCGGCCGTCTCGCCCAACTCGTCCCGCTGGCCGACCAGATCGGCGAGACCGGCACCCGCGACAAGCTCCTCGGACTGATGAAGGGCAAGCTCCAGGACTGGTTCACGGCGGGCGGCGCGAACGAGTTCAGCTACGACAAGGACTGGAAGACGCTCACCGGCTACCCCGCCTCCTACGGCAGCGACACCGAGCTGAACGACCACCACTTCCACTACAGCTACTACGTGTACGCGGCGGCGATCGTCGCCCAGTACGACCAGGCATGGGCCGCCGACTCCGCCTGGGGCGGCATGGTCAAGGCCCTCGTACGGGACACCGCCAACCCCAGCCGCACCGACACCGCCTACCCCTTCCTGCGCGGCTTCGACGTCTACGCGGGCCACAGCTGGGCCTCCGGGCACCAGGGCTTCGCCGCCGGCAACAACCAGGAGTCGTCCTCCGAGTCCACCAACCTCAGCGCGGCCCTCGTCCTGTGGGGCTCCGCCACCGGCGACACCTCGCTGCGCGACCTCGGCACCTACCTGCTGACCACCGAGTCGGAGTCGATCGCCCAGTACTGGTTCGACGCCGACGAGCAGGTCTTCCCGTCCTCGTTCACCAAGGACACGGCCGGCATGGTCTGGGGGAGCGGCGCCGCCTACGCGACCTGGTGGACCGCCAACCCCGAGGAGATCCACGGCATCAACGTCCTGCCCGTGACCGGCGGTTCGCTCCACCTCGGCGGTGAGAAGGCCGCGATCCGCCGCAACATCGCCGAGATGGAACGGGAGAACGGCGGCCCGGCCGTCGAATGGCGGGACATCCTCTGGGAGTTCCAGTCCCTCGCCGACCCGGGCACGGCCAAGGCCAAGTGGGACGCGGGCAACGCCGGTTACACCCCGGAACAGGGGGAGTCGAAGGCGCACACCTACCACTGGATCAACACCCTCGACACCATCGGCGCCCCGGACGCCACCGTGACCGGAGACATCCCCACCTCGGCCGTCTTCACCAAGGGCACGGCCCGGACGTACGCCGCCCACAACTACGGATCGACGGCCCGTACCGTCACCTTCTCCGACGGCAAGACCCTTGCCGTACCGGCCCGTTCCACCGCGACCGGCACCGGTACCGGTTCAGGGGACCCCGACCCCGACCCGGACCCGCCCACCGGGACCGGCAACACCTTCCAGCTGCGTACCGGCGGCGCACTGACCACGGCGACCGGCGGCACGGCGGGCAGCGACACCATCGCCTCCGCCGGCGGCACCAACCACGACGGCACCCCGTACCAGCCCCTCGTCTACGAGGTCCGTGGCGTCGACGGCACCCTCACCCCCGGCGCCCAGAGCGCGTTCCGGCTCCAGGTGGACGCGGAGAGCGCCGTCGGTCTCGGTCAACAGGCCCGGATCAGCTACGACTTGACCGGCGACGGCACCTTCGATCGCACCGAGACCTACAACTACTTCGCGACCGACCCGGTCACCGGCTGGGAGGAGTACACGCAGGCACGCGGCCTCAAGGCGTCCACGGGCACGGCGGGCGACCTCGACGGCGGCACCGTACGCCTCGAAGTGTGGAACGCCATCGGCAACGGCCCGTCGAAACTCCAGACGGGTACGGACAAGTCGGTGCTGGTCATCCCGTACAGCTGA
- a CDS encoding CHAT domain-containing protein, producing MTWTWVSGVQGFGTGYAPAADVDEAIRALAAALPGAGEHGGAEGMRRAFASGALASYEEERRLARLLAEALWPPGLTDQIRQVSARLGRPLIRLQPSPRVAQVPWELLAVDGGDGDKLLEGDVRLIDLADIATSVPASLRRPGAVSPNSAAPDAVVLVLDPRVPGHRADSPLGSVLGRPGSDPALLSLVQRRLDTGTVEPPVATPAEALRRTDLDRDWLSEVLRRGARRLMYVGHVSGAPVEGGRSEDVTLHLCCGPRTTGLTEPVRAHRPLSAKDLLLGTLPLRADGVPGAELWPAPERVALIACESGGDLRFAESFGLASAMIHNGARLVTATRWVLPTSFAFHRLAAVPESVRPLTDLVIAVDDAHEHADPVRRLGSWQRERLDRWRADGRIEHAPLLWAAVTCIVR from the coding sequence ATGACATGGACGTGGGTCAGCGGGGTCCAGGGTTTCGGCACCGGATACGCTCCCGCCGCCGACGTGGACGAGGCGATCCGCGCCCTGGCCGCGGCCCTGCCGGGTGCGGGCGAGCACGGGGGCGCGGAGGGTATGCGGCGCGCGTTCGCGTCCGGGGCGCTGGCCTCGTACGAGGAGGAGCGCCGCCTCGCGCGCCTGCTGGCCGAGGCGCTGTGGCCGCCGGGCCTGACCGACCAGATCCGGCAGGTGTCGGCGCGTCTGGGCCGTCCGCTGATACGGCTCCAGCCGTCACCCAGGGTCGCCCAGGTGCCGTGGGAGCTGCTGGCCGTGGACGGCGGAGATGGCGACAAGCTGCTCGAAGGCGATGTCCGGCTCATCGATCTCGCGGACATCGCCACGTCGGTGCCGGCCTCGCTGCGGCGGCCCGGCGCCGTGAGCCCGAACTCAGCGGCCCCGGACGCCGTCGTCCTCGTCCTGGACCCCCGTGTGCCCGGTCACCGTGCCGACTCCCCGCTCGGATCGGTTCTCGGACGGCCCGGCTCGGACCCCGCTCTGCTGTCCCTCGTACAACGCCGTCTCGACACGGGAACCGTCGAACCCCCGGTCGCCACCCCCGCCGAGGCCCTGCGCCGCACGGACCTGGACCGCGACTGGCTGAGCGAGGTGCTCCGCAGGGGCGCCCGACGTCTGATGTACGTCGGACACGTGAGCGGCGCGCCGGTCGAGGGCGGCCGGAGCGAGGACGTCACCCTCCACCTGTGCTGCGGCCCGAGGACCACCGGACTGACCGAACCGGTCCGCGCCCACCGGCCGTTGTCGGCCAAGGACCTCCTGCTGGGTACGCTCCCGCTGCGGGCCGACGGCGTACCGGGAGCGGAGTTGTGGCCCGCACCGGAGCGCGTCGCGCTGATCGCCTGCGAGAGCGGCGGCGATCTCCGCTTCGCCGAGTCGTTCGGCCTGGCGTCCGCGATGATCCACAACGGGGCCAGGCTGGTCACCGCAACCCGCTGGGTGCTGCCGACCAGTTTCGCCTTCCACCGGCTGGCCGCTGTGCCGGAGTCTGTTCGTCCGCTCACCGACCTCGTCATCGCCGTCGACGACGCCCATGAACACGCCGATCCCGTGCGGCGCCTCGGTTCCTGGCAGCGAGAGCGGTTGGACCGCTGGCGCGCCGACGGCCGGATCGAGCACGCGCCCCTGCTGTGGGCGGCCGTCACCTGCATCGTGAGATGA
- a CDS encoding endonuclease/exonuclease/phosphatase family protein codes for MNVRIEEAIVFTRRMRLLVGVLLLACLVLLGRSGPVDGPFSESLKGEATAEAVPNRVMTWNICNPCDESSADRAAEIARYAPQVIGMQEACVRDVERTRDYLESRHGLVYHVEYGTVLQNWGRCGGLPWSPGAFGQAILSAAPMTDVVHKEYPDGGSEDRGYLAVTTTVGGQSVRLFNTHFAQRRQEAVRADQARVLAAELARYDRAIVIGDLNAVSNAPELAPIWKLATDVDPGCLPSSYSGECKATTDWQSKFDYIFLRGIRPLDHRVHPTRYSDHHMLYSDLDLSKARKSR; via the coding sequence ATGAACGTGCGCATTGAGGAGGCGATCGTGTTCACGAGGCGCATGCGTCTGCTCGTGGGCGTCCTGCTCCTGGCCTGCCTGGTCCTCCTCGGCCGCAGCGGGCCGGTCGACGGCCCCTTCTCCGAGTCGCTGAAGGGCGAGGCCACCGCGGAGGCCGTACCGAACCGCGTCATGACGTGGAACATCTGTAACCCCTGCGACGAGAGCAGCGCCGACCGCGCGGCGGAGATCGCCAGGTACGCCCCGCAGGTCATCGGTATGCAGGAAGCGTGCGTACGCGACGTCGAGCGGACCCGGGACTATCTGGAGAGCCGGCACGGTCTGGTCTACCACGTCGAGTACGGGACGGTGCTGCAGAACTGGGGCCGCTGCGGGGGACTGCCGTGGAGCCCGGGAGCCTTCGGGCAGGCGATTCTCTCGGCGGCGCCCATGACCGACGTCGTGCACAAGGAGTATCCGGACGGCGGATCCGAGGACCGCGGGTACCTGGCGGTGACCACGACCGTGGGCGGCCAGTCCGTCCGTCTCTTCAACACCCACTTCGCGCAACGGCGTCAGGAGGCGGTCCGGGCGGACCAAGCCCGCGTACTCGCCGCGGAGTTGGCACGCTACGACCGCGCGATCGTCATCGGTGACCTGAACGCCGTGTCCAACGCCCCCGAACTCGCCCCGATATGGAAACTGGCCACGGACGTCGACCCTGGCTGCCTGCCCTCCTCGTACTCCGGAGAGTGCAAGGCGACCACCGACTGGCAGAGCAAGTTCGACTACATCTTCCTGCGAGGCATCCGCCCGCTCGATCACCGTGTTCATCCGACGCGGTACTCGGACCACCACATGCTGTACAGCGATCTGGACCTGAGCAAGGCGCGGAAGAGCCGTTGA
- a CDS encoding LamG-like jellyroll fold domain-containing protein, with protein sequence MTRHGTRPRTRNRARVRVLALFAMAALVLPPSGMLPVAAASESAGGSSSASAADQAAVVTHGLKGEYFSMSAPGARDFAELGGTTLDPQINFSGLTDTFKELTGKTEHTTARWTGQIEAPTTGDYTFYAIGDNGFRLFIDDQPVIDHWVGDWDKEQTSQAVKLTAGEKHSFRLELFQDTGGANMYLRWSTPTLAKQIVPMSAFTPPADFEVYPVEYTVAENGTRLRARFEGKVGSLQAVKDHLKVEADTTVMPIKSVTSVPGDSSSLYVNLSEPIQKAQLVRVSYDGSGGLTVGGKAVPKVIRYAENASTHRLTTKWGDKVDKKHPLPEYPRPQQKRSKWENLNGTWQFSAAKAGEQPVFGKDLGEKITVPFPVESQLSGLERHEDHMFYRRVIDVPKGWKVGKDSRSNRLKLNFGAVDYQSRVYVNGKKVTEHTGGYNAFSVDITDALKGTGKQEIVVAVTDTGGADQPMGKQSTNPGGIFYTQTSGIWQTVWMEPVAPAAIENIVTTPDIDSGTLAVTVDSEGASSSARVEAVARDVHGKVVGKVSGAADKKLTLPVAKQHLWSPDDPYLYDLDVTLTDGRSSDKVRSYFGMRKIAVEKVGGFNKLVLNGKPIFSLATLDQGFWPDGLYTAPSDDALAFDLEAHKKLGFNAVRKHIKVEPARWFYHADKLGLLVWQDFVSGNITNETGQKAFVDQGREVMKQHHNSPAVIGWIVFNEGWGEWNREETGRITEAVQAADPSRVVNAHSGVNCCNSKGDSGKGDIIDHHDYNNDDPPFPDDKRAAMDGEHGGFTLRSPGHMWPGAPTVIYSGVTTKAELTRKYVENTEKFYVEQAGAELSGSVYTQITDLENELNGLYTYDRRDIKMDAAEVRKVNLKVIAAGAAAGTKQKLKGGHWTLDEGTGTTAKDTGTGKNPLTLREGASWTDGVNGSALKFDGQKQYAETSGPVLDTSGSYSVSAWVRLDGIPGNYGTAVSQDTRALANSFYLQYGHGNFAFSTPGERRAQVAVAAETGRWYHLVGVRDAATNEIKLYLDGKLAATTTGGAALGSTGPLTVGRAHWDGTNVDFWNGAVDEVHAVDRALTAEEVSALYGDEKP encoded by the coding sequence ATGACACGACACGGCACCCGCCCCAGAACCAGGAACAGAGCCAGAGTCCGAGTGCTGGCGCTGTTCGCCATGGCGGCCCTCGTGCTGCCACCGAGCGGAATGCTGCCCGTCGCGGCGGCTTCGGAGTCGGCCGGCGGATCTTCGTCCGCGTCCGCCGCCGACCAGGCCGCCGTGGTGACGCACGGCCTCAAGGGCGAGTACTTCAGCATGTCGGCACCCGGCGCCCGGGACTTCGCCGAACTCGGTGGTACGACGCTCGACCCGCAGATCAACTTCTCCGGTCTCACCGACACGTTCAAGGAGTTGACCGGCAAGACGGAGCACACGACCGCCCGTTGGACGGGCCAGATCGAGGCGCCGACCACGGGTGACTACACCTTCTACGCCATCGGCGACAACGGCTTCCGCCTCTTCATCGACGACCAGCCCGTCATCGACCACTGGGTGGGCGACTGGGACAAGGAACAGACCAGCCAGGCCGTCAAGCTGACCGCCGGTGAGAAGCACTCGTTCCGGCTGGAGCTGTTCCAGGACACCGGCGGCGCCAACATGTATCTGCGCTGGTCGACGCCGACGCTGGCCAAGCAGATCGTGCCGATGTCCGCGTTCACCCCGCCGGCCGACTTCGAGGTCTACCCGGTGGAGTACACGGTCGCCGAGAACGGGACGCGACTGCGCGCCCGGTTCGAGGGCAAGGTGGGCAGCCTCCAGGCGGTCAAGGACCATCTGAAGGTCGAGGCCGACACGACGGTCATGCCGATCAAGTCGGTCACGTCCGTCCCCGGGGACTCCTCCTCCCTCTACGTGAATCTGTCGGAGCCGATCCAGAAGGCCCAGCTGGTGCGGGTCTCCTACGACGGTTCGGGCGGTCTGACGGTCGGCGGCAAGGCCGTGCCGAAGGTCATCCGGTACGCGGAGAACGCCTCCACCCACCGTCTCACCACCAAGTGGGGCGACAAGGTCGACAAGAAGCACCCGCTGCCCGAGTACCCGCGTCCGCAGCAGAAGCGGTCCAAGTGGGAGAACCTCAACGGGACGTGGCAGTTCAGCGCCGCCAAGGCGGGCGAGCAGCCGGTCTTCGGCAAGGACCTCGGTGAGAAGATCACCGTGCCGTTCCCGGTCGAGTCGCAGCTGTCCGGGCTCGAACGGCACGAGGACCACATGTTCTACCGGCGTGTCATCGACGTGCCCAAGGGTTGGAAGGTCGGCAAGGACAGCCGCTCGAACCGGCTCAAGCTCAACTTCGGCGCCGTCGACTACCAGTCCCGCGTCTACGTCAACGGCAAGAAGGTCACCGAGCACACCGGTGGTTACAACGCCTTCAGCGTCGACATCACGGATGCCCTGAAGGGGACCGGCAAGCAGGAGATCGTGGTCGCCGTCACCGACACCGGTGGCGCGGACCAGCCCATGGGCAAGCAGTCCACGAACCCGGGCGGCATCTTCTACACGCAGACCTCCGGTATCTGGCAGACCGTGTGGATGGAGCCGGTCGCTCCCGCGGCGATCGAGAACATCGTCACCACGCCCGACATCGACTCCGGCACCCTCGCGGTGACGGTCGACTCCGAGGGCGCCTCCTCCTCCGCCCGTGTCGAGGCCGTCGCCCGTGACGTCCACGGCAAGGTCGTCGGAAAGGTCAGCGGCGCGGCCGACAAGAAGCTCACCCTGCCCGTGGCGAAGCAGCATCTGTGGAGCCCCGACGACCCGTACCTCTACGACCTCGACGTCACGCTGACCGACGGCAGGTCGAGCGACAAGGTGCGCAGCTACTTCGGCATGCGGAAGATCGCCGTGGAGAAGGTGGGCGGCTTCAACAAGCTGGTCCTCAACGGCAAGCCGATCTTCTCCCTCGCCACCCTCGACCAGGGCTTCTGGCCCGACGGTCTCTACACCGCGCCCAGCGACGACGCCCTCGCCTTCGACCTGGAGGCGCACAAGAAGCTCGGCTTCAACGCGGTGCGCAAGCACATCAAGGTGGAGCCGGCGCGGTGGTTCTACCACGCCGACAAGCTCGGCCTGCTCGTCTGGCAGGACTTCGTCTCCGGGAACATCACCAACGAGACGGGCCAGAAGGCCTTCGTCGACCAGGGTCGCGAGGTGATGAAGCAGCACCACAACTCGCCCGCCGTGATCGGCTGGATCGTCTTCAACGAGGGCTGGGGCGAGTGGAACCGCGAGGAGACGGGCCGTATCACCGAGGCCGTCCAGGCCGCCGACCCGTCGCGTGTCGTCAACGCCCACAGCGGTGTCAACTGCTGCAACTCGAAGGGTGATTCAGGCAAGGGCGACATCATCGACCACCACGACTACAACAACGACGACCCACCCTTCCCGGACGACAAGCGGGCCGCCATGGACGGCGAGCACGGTGGCTTCACCCTCCGCTCCCCCGGCCACATGTGGCCCGGCGCGCCGACCGTCATCTACAGCGGTGTCACCACCAAGGCGGAGCTGACCCGCAAGTACGTGGAGAACACCGAGAAGTTCTACGTCGAGCAGGCCGGCGCCGAACTGTCCGGCTCGGTGTACACCCAGATCACCGACCTGGAGAACGAGCTCAACGGTCTCTACACGTACGACCGGCGCGACATCAAGATGGACGCCGCCGAGGTGCGGAAGGTCAATCTCAAGGTGATCGCGGCGGGTGCCGCGGCCGGTACGAAGCAGAAGCTGAAGGGCGGGCACTGGACCCTCGACGAGGGCACCGGCACCACCGCCAAGGACACCGGGACCGGCAAGAATCCCCTCACGCTCCGCGAGGGTGCTTCCTGGACCGACGGTGTCAACGGCAGCGCTCTGAAGTTCGACGGCCAGAAGCAGTACGCGGAGACCTCGGGTCCGGTGCTCGACACCAGTGGCAGCTACTCGGTGTCCGCCTGGGTCCGGCTCGACGGGATCCCCGGCAACTACGGCACGGCCGTCAGCCAGGACACCCGCGCTCTGGCCAACTCGTTCTATCTGCAGTACGGACACGGCAACTTCGCCTTCAGCACCCCGGGTGAACGCCGTGCCCAGGTGGCCGTCGCCGCGGAGACGGGGCGCTGGTACCACCTCGTGGGTGTCCGGGACGCGGCCACCAACGAGATCAAGCTGTACCTCGACGGGAAGCTCGCGGCGACGACCACCGGCGGCGCCGCCCTCGGGAGCACCGGCCCGCTCACGGTCGGCCGCGCCCACTGGGACGGCACGAACGTCGACTTCTGGAACGGCGCGGTCGACGAGGTCCACGCCGTGGACCGGGCCCTCACCGCCGAGGAGGTGAGCGCCCTCTACGGCGACGAGAAGCCGTAG
- a CDS encoding polyprenyl synthetase: MTQATERRGGLDERAVLLVAGLAELTVSTVGSALGTVRGLLRRSDAAELAAEAEHDLLARGRLVLDRYASAPPAHLELLARRAAARRAADDV; the protein is encoded by the coding sequence GTGACGCAAGCGACGGAACGACGCGGGGGCCTGGACGAACGGGCCGTCCTGCTGGTGGCGGGCCTGGCCGAGCTGACGGTGAGCACGGTGGGTTCGGCCCTGGGGACCGTACGGGGGCTGCTGCGGCGCTCGGACGCCGCGGAGCTGGCGGCGGAGGCCGAGCACGATCTGCTGGCGCGCGGGCGGCTGGTGCTGGACCGGTACGCGTCCGCGCCCCCGGCGCACCTGGAGCTCCTCGCCCGGCGCGCGGCGGCCCGACGGGCCGCCGATGACGTCTGA
- a CDS encoding glycosyltransferase family protein — translation MHRPSAPVPDVSIILPCAGFGTRFRAPYSKELHCLAPGVTVLDRSLEAVVELAKSGLTVRLVVVFGTHKLDTVSYLTRYADLLQLVFVHQDQSFEPDLDGAIRSALPMTHGPVALVLPDIVVSGPGSAGSLFAALQQVEVAGWSVVAAEERDPDTLRQMGALALVEGDGVMTVGAATDKPADPAAFNAFWGMVAVTEEEAHRLPDVVRKGADSPLVGAVALLVEGIVNYNTVDG, via the coding sequence ATGCATAGACCGTCCGCGCCCGTACCCGATGTCTCGATCATCTTGCCCTGCGCCGGATTCGGCACCCGCTTCAGAGCGCCGTACTCGAAGGAGCTGCACTGTCTGGCTCCCGGCGTCACCGTGCTGGACCGCAGCCTGGAGGCCGTCGTCGAACTGGCCAAGAGCGGACTCACCGTGCGCCTGGTCGTCGTGTTCGGGACGCACAAGCTGGACACGGTGAGCTATCTGACGCGCTACGCCGACCTCCTGCAACTGGTCTTCGTCCACCAGGACCAGTCCTTCGAACCGGACCTCGACGGCGCGATCCGCTCCGCCCTGCCCATGACGCACGGACCGGTGGCTCTCGTGCTGCCCGACATCGTTGTCTCCGGTCCGGGAAGCGCCGGCAGCCTGTTCGCCGCGCTCCAGCAGGTGGAGGTGGCGGGCTGGAGCGTGGTGGCCGCCGAGGAGCGCGACCCCGACACGCTGCGGCAGATGGGCGCGCTGGCCCTGGTCGAGGGGGACGGCGTCATGACGGTCGGGGCGGCCACCGACAAACCTGCGGACCCTGCGGCCTTCAACGCGTTCTGGGGCATGGTGGCGGTCACCGAGGAGGAGGCGCACCGGTTACCCGACGTGGTGCGCAAAGGGGCGGACAGTCCACTCGTCGGCGCGGTCGCTCTCCTGGTGGAGGGGATCGTCAACTACAACACCGTGGACGGCTGA
- a CDS encoding DUF3592 domain-containing protein, protein MDAQGMLELWWTVPAGAALVGYAGSLAGLTRPQRAVWVTARVVEVHRPGHGDSKRPGIPVTVAFQDPSTGREFRLRHAGRNGHVVEAAWVGREFPVRYPRRHPERFHLMLDRVGEERGLGGPNCMLLLLLVGLVVQTFVVRGWPDGLICLGGLLLVVGALSRDRQHARARAALLDGAVAAPGRVVAVTKDIHTDGEGDEIVNHAPVVAFTTREGVHVTALCREGVPQPRLSLDRALTIHYAPGDPAVFTPDLDHDRRERASAVGFVMGLLLAGIAAIALGAALLHGLLPVT, encoded by the coding sequence ATGGATGCGCAGGGGATGCTCGAACTGTGGTGGACGGTGCCCGCGGGCGCGGCGCTGGTCGGCTACGCGGGCTCGCTCGCCGGGCTGACACGGCCCCAGCGCGCGGTGTGGGTGACGGCGCGGGTCGTGGAGGTGCACCGGCCGGGCCACGGTGACTCCAAGAGGCCCGGGATCCCGGTGACCGTCGCCTTCCAGGACCCGTCCACCGGGCGGGAGTTCAGACTCCGGCATGCGGGACGGAACGGCCATGTCGTGGAGGCGGCCTGGGTGGGCCGGGAGTTCCCGGTGCGCTATCCGCGCCGCCACCCGGAGCGATTCCACCTCATGCTGGACCGGGTGGGGGAGGAACGGGGGCTGGGCGGCCCGAACTGCATGCTCCTGCTGCTGCTCGTGGGGCTGGTCGTCCAGACGTTCGTCGTACGCGGCTGGCCGGACGGGCTCATCTGCCTCGGCGGACTCCTGCTCGTCGTCGGCGCGCTCAGCCGGGACCGGCAGCACGCGCGCGCCCGCGCCGCTCTGCTGGACGGGGCGGTCGCCGCCCCGGGCCGCGTGGTCGCCGTGACCAAGGACATCCACACCGACGGAGAGGGCGACGAGATCGTGAACCACGCGCCCGTCGTCGCCTTCACCACCCGCGAGGGAGTCCATGTCACCGCGCTGTGCCGCGAGGGCGTCCCACAGCCCCGGCTGTCCCTCGACCGCGCCCTCACGATCCACTACGCGCCCGGCGACCCGGCCGTCTTCACCCCCGACCTCGACCACGACCGCCGCGAGCGGGCGTCGGCGGTCGGATTCGTCATGGGTCTGCTGCTCGCCGGGATCGCGGCGATCGCCCTGGGAGCGGCCCTTCTCCACGGCCTCCTGCCCGTCACCTGA